The Candidatus Terasakiella magnetica genome has a segment encoding these proteins:
- the amrB gene encoding AmmeMemoRadiSam system protein B, whose product MARVRAAAVAGAFYPDKPDVLRHDLESFFKSAQTTHAPKEGEPLPKALIVPHAGYVYSGSVAASAYIKLLPLKDTIKRVVLLGPCHRVPVGGLALCSADYYETPLGRVPLDKTLTNKVAKLPQVFSFDPTHVEEHSLEVHLPFLQSIITEFTLLPLVVGQASPKEVADVLEAVWGGQETLIVISTDLSHFLDYDACQDLDLRTLKAIENFDGNQIGNDQACGRIPLKGLLETAKARGMDITTLDVRNSGDTAGTKDRVVGYGSWMLSGGHQPSPHETFALKTKAILERHGHTLLQIAAASIKRGVSHGEAIKIDLSSFPASLKEAGASFVTIEKDSGNLRGCIGSLQAHAPLASDIADNAFKAGFQDPRFPQISQDELKDLSLHISVLSPSFPLHFKDEDDLLAQLRPNIDGLIIQDGMKRALFLPSVWEKLPDKKQFITHLKLKAGLGADHWSGDFKAWRFITEGVHSEHLDEPEKLWQDS is encoded by the coding sequence ATGGCACGTGTTCGCGCAGCCGCCGTTGCCGGGGCATTTTATCCTGATAAGCCAGATGTTTTACGCCATGATCTTGAAAGCTTTTTCAAATCAGCTCAAACAACTCATGCTCCCAAAGAAGGCGAGCCCCTTCCCAAGGCCCTGATTGTCCCCCATGCGGGTTATGTCTATAGCGGGTCTGTTGCAGCAAGCGCCTATATCAAACTACTGCCTTTAAAAGACACCATCAAACGCGTGGTCTTGCTTGGTCCGTGTCATCGCGTTCCTGTTGGTGGGCTGGCCCTTTGCAGTGCGGATTATTATGAAACCCCACTTGGGCGCGTGCCGCTTGATAAAACATTGACCAATAAGGTGGCAAAGCTACCGCAAGTCTTTAGCTTTGATCCCACCCATGTGGAAGAACATAGTCTGGAAGTCCACCTGCCTTTTTTACAATCTATCATTACTGAATTTACCCTGCTGCCCCTTGTTGTTGGGCAAGCCTCCCCCAAGGAAGTTGCCGATGTTCTAGAGGCTGTTTGGGGGGGCCAAGAAACCCTTATTGTGATCAGTACAGACCTGTCGCACTTTCTTGACTATGACGCCTGCCAAGACTTAGACCTGCGCACCCTAAAGGCAATTGAGAATTTTGATGGTAACCAAATCGGTAATGATCAAGCCTGTGGGCGCATTCCCCTAAAAGGCCTGCTTGAAACCGCCAAAGCCCGGGGCATGGACATCACCACATTAGATGTGCGCAACTCCGGTGATACCGCAGGAACAAAAGACCGTGTGGTTGGTTATGGCTCGTGGATGTTAAGCGGTGGGCATCAGCCAAGCCCTCATGAAACCTTTGCCCTAAAAACCAAAGCGATTTTAGAAAGGCATGGCCACACGCTTTTACAAATTGCTGCAGCCTCTATTAAACGCGGTGTCAGCCATGGCGAAGCTATTAAGATCGATCTCTCAAGCTTTCCTGCCAGCTTAAAAGAAGCAGGCGCTTCCTTTGTGACAATTGAAAAGGACAGTGGCAATTTACGCGGTTGTATCGGCTCACTCCAAGCCCATGCACCTTTGGCAAGCGACATTGCTGACAATGCCTTCAAGGCCGGTTTTCAAGACCCGCGTTTCCCCCAAATCTCACAAGATGAGCTCAAGGACCTGAGCCTGCATATCTCAGTTCTCTCACCATCGTTTCCGCTGCATTTCAAGGATGAAGACGACCTTTTGGCACAATTGCGCCCCAATATTGATGGGTTGATCATTCAAGACGGTATGAAACGTGCGCTCTTCCTGCCATCTGTTTGGGAAAAACTGCCCGATAAAAAACAATTCATCACCCACCTTAAGCTCAAAGCCGGACTTGGCGCTGATCATTGGTCGGGGGATTTTAAGGCCTGGCGTTTTATTACGGAAGGTGTTCATTCAGAACATCTGGACGAGCCGGAAAAATTATGGCAAGACAGCTAG
- a CDS encoding substrate-binding periplasmic protein, whose translation MKFLYGLVVSFLLSLTVISTVQAQTLRAATLHFPPYSYENENQKADGISVQTVRKLAARLGMEVEVEVYPWARALELVRKGSVDMLFTAYKTPAREKFLYYSAVPLIVQKVSLFVNSSSHLNSLEDITLGKASTTATRRKVSYGPVIDNLIKQNQLVNSFTGNDDIHLLELLKGKRVDTVPLSQFVAYHNIRKAGLENDIREIQPPVQSVPSYLTFSKALDHKKLATQFSVELIKMRKDGSIQKILDQWLAQNRL comes from the coding sequence TTGAAGTTTCTATACGGTCTAGTTGTTTCATTTTTACTGTCGCTAACGGTTATCTCAACCGTTCAAGCCCAGACACTTCGTGCGGCGACTTTGCACTTTCCGCCCTATTCTTATGAAAATGAAAATCAAAAAGCCGATGGCATCTCCGTTCAAACCGTGCGTAAACTTGCCGCACGCCTTGGTATGGAAGTCGAGGTTGAGGTCTATCCATGGGCACGCGCGCTCGAACTGGTGAGAAAAGGCAGTGTGGATATGCTGTTCACCGCCTATAAAACACCTGCGCGTGAGAAGTTCCTTTATTATTCCGCTGTGCCGCTGATTGTTCAAAAAGTCTCCCTTTTTGTAAATAGCTCAAGCCACCTCAACAGCCTTGAAGATATTACATTGGGCAAAGCCTCAACCACGGCAACGCGTCGTAAAGTCAGTTACGGCCCTGTCATTGATAATTTAATCAAACAAAACCAGTTGGTGAATAGCTTTACAGGTAATGATGATATCCACCTCTTGGAATTGCTAAAAGGCAAACGTGTTGATACCGTTCCGCTTAGCCAATTTGTTGCCTATCACAATATTCGCAAAGCTGGCTTAGAAAACGACATCAGGGAAATTCAGCCTCCCGTTCAATCCGTGCCGAGCTACCTGACATTTTCCAAAGCGCTTGATCATAAAAAACTTGCTACGCAATTTAGTGTTGAGCTCATTAAGATGCGCAAAGACGGCAGCATCCAAAAGATTTTGGACCAATGGCTTGCCCAAAACCGCCTCTAG
- a CDS encoding diguanylate cyclase produces the protein MTDNKQDIKVLIVEDTQFFRETLKKQIEDKLGFSVITAKTYAEACGLILEHGHEIYLALLDLHLPDAANGEIVDFAIDQKIPCVVVSGHFNESIREELAHKNIIDYVIKKGPVSIDDAVTAVRRIYRNQFVKILIVDDSQTARAQLRYLLSGYRFQILEAADGTDALRVLQEHPDVKLSIIDYNMPNMNGCDLVEEIRLNYSRQNMAIIGISGQGSSLLSTEYIKLGANDFLNKPFLKEEIYCRVTQNLEMLDHIEMLEDALITDHLTGLKNRRYLFERGAIIHNEAKSSGYSCVCAMLDIDKFKQVNDSKGHGAGDIVLKETATILKKRFGEHGVVARFGGDEFCIVMLCEDVEWAKDQFEDLRAEIEGHIIKHFAGPISITTSIGLTAALTDSLENSISIADECLYKSKVMGRNKVTVSR, from the coding sequence ATGACAGATAATAAACAAGACATAAAAGTTCTCATTGTTGAAGATACACAGTTTTTCCGCGAAACTTTAAAAAAACAAATTGAGGACAAACTCGGTTTTTCCGTAATTACGGCAAAGACTTATGCAGAGGCCTGTGGCCTGATTTTGGAACATGGGCACGAGATTTATCTCGCCCTGCTTGACCTGCATTTACCAGATGCTGCTAATGGGGAAATTGTTGATTTTGCCATTGATCAGAAAATCCCCTGTGTTGTTGTCTCTGGGCATTTTAACGAGAGTATCCGTGAAGAACTCGCTCATAAGAACATTATTGATTATGTCATTAAAAAAGGCCCAGTCAGTATTGATGATGCGGTCACGGCAGTCAGACGAATCTATAGAAACCAGTTTGTGAAAATCCTCATCGTGGATGATTCTCAAACCGCACGCGCACAATTAAGATATTTACTTTCCGGTTATCGCTTCCAGATTTTGGAGGCTGCCGATGGTACGGATGCTTTGCGGGTTTTGCAGGAACATCCAGATGTGAAGCTTTCCATTATTGACTACAACATGCCCAATATGAACGGCTGTGATTTGGTTGAAGAAATTCGTTTGAATTATTCTCGCCAAAATATGGCAATTATTGGTATTTCAGGCCAAGGCAGTAGCCTGCTTTCAACAGAATATATCAAGCTGGGTGCCAATGATTTCTTGAATAAACCCTTCTTGAAGGAAGAGATTTATTGTCGTGTGACGCAAAACCTTGAAATGCTCGACCATATCGAGATGTTGGAAGACGCGCTCATTACTGATCATTTGACAGGCTTGAAAAACCGCCGCTATTTGTTTGAACGCGGCGCCATCATCCATAATGAGGCAAAATCATCAGGTTATTCCTGTGTTTGCGCCATGTTGGATATTGATAAATTTAAGCAGGTTAACGATAGCAAAGGTCACGGTGCAGGTGATATAGTCCTTAAAGAAACAGCGACCATTTTAAAGAAACGCTTTGGCGAACATGGTGTTGTTGCGCGCTTTGGCGGGGATGAATTCTGTATCGTGATGTTGTGTGAGGATGTGGAATGGGCCAAGGATCAGTTTGAAGATTTAAGGGCCGAAATTGAAGGTCATATCATTAAACATTTTGCAGGCCCTATATCGATTACCACCAGTATTGGCCTGACCGCTGCACTCACCGATAGTCTTGAAAACTCGATCTCCATTGCTGATGAATGTCTATATAAGTCGAAAGTGATGGGGCGAAATAAAGTCACAGTTTCGCGTTAA
- the amrS gene encoding AmmeMemoRadiSam system radical SAM enzyme: protein MDFPARYWHALEDGRIQCDLCPRDCKIKPGQRGLCFVRANIDGKMALTTYGRSSGFCIDPVEKKPLNHFYPGTPILSFGTAGCNLTCKFCQNHDISKSRAFDKLQSKASPEMIAQACVKIKCKSVAFTYNDPVIFLEYAVDVAKACRARGIKTVAVSAGYIHDEARKEFFSHMDAANIDLKAFQEEFYHKLCSAHLDNILETLVYLKHETNVWFEITDLLIPGENDSAEEIDAMTKWVVKELGVDVPMHFSAFHPDWKMLDKPRTPAQSLIRAREIALKNGVRYAYTGNVHHEEGDTTYCHGCGEVLIKRDWYELSQYNLTSDGKCLKCGEACAGRFEGEAGDWGRKRMPLRFR, encoded by the coding sequence ATGGATTTCCCGGCACGATATTGGCACGCACTTGAAGATGGGCGCATCCAATGCGACCTGTGCCCGCGTGATTGTAAAATCAAACCGGGCCAGCGTGGTTTATGTTTTGTGCGCGCCAATATAGATGGCAAAATGGCCCTGACGACTTATGGACGCTCCAGCGGCTTTTGCATTGATCCGGTTGAAAAAAAGCCCTTAAACCATTTTTATCCCGGCACACCGATCCTGTCTTTTGGCACAGCGGGCTGCAATCTCACCTGTAAATTCTGTCAGAACCACGATATTTCCAAATCACGTGCTTTTGATAAGTTGCAAAGTAAAGCCAGCCCAGAGATGATTGCACAGGCGTGTGTGAAAATAAAATGCAAGTCGGTGGCTTTTACATATAATGATCCGGTGATTTTTTTAGAATATGCGGTGGATGTGGCTAAGGCGTGCCGTGCGCGTGGTATTAAAACCGTGGCGGTGAGTGCAGGTTATATCCATGATGAGGCACGCAAAGAATTTTTCAGCCATATGGATGCCGCCAATATTGATTTAAAAGCTTTTCAGGAAGAGTTTTATCACAAGCTTTGCAGTGCCCATCTAGATAACATCCTTGAAACATTGGTTTATTTAAAACATGAAACCAATGTCTGGTTTGAAATTACCGACCTGCTTATCCCCGGTGAAAATGACAGCGCTGAAGAAATTGATGCCATGACCAAATGGGTGGTGAAAGAATTGGGCGTTGATGTACCCATGCATTTCAGTGCCTTTCACCCCGATTGGAAAATGCTGGATAAACCGCGCACGCCTGCGCAGTCTTTAATTCGTGCACGTGAAATTGCCCTTAAAAATGGCGTGCGTTATGCCTATACGGGCAATGTTCATCATGAAGAGGGCGATACGACTTATTGCCATGGCTGCGGTGAGGTTTTGATCAAACGTGATTGGTATGAGCTCTCACAATATAATCTCACATCCGATGGCAAGTGCCTTAAATGTGGGGAGGCTTGTGCCGGGCGGTTTGAAGGGGAAGCAGGCGATTGGGGCCGCAAGAGGATGCCTTTGCGGTTTCGCTAA
- a CDS encoding leucyl aminopeptidase: MKISFTKPGLPETGVLVVTGFDGGEFSDSAKAIDKVVDGTLSRAAKVAKFKGKTGEMVSLLAPAGTKLERVLLVGAGKEKKLDLLTAEKLGGTIYMALAGKQPRTVTIAYDAVEESNGRVWEEAAHVAFGALLRSFRFDKYRTKEEADKKPSIRALKIMTPSGGRARKAFDVLSKVVDGVFLTRNLVSEPANILYPESFADTCRELSELGVEVNVLGEAEMHKLNMGALLGVGQGSVRESKLVTMRWNGVQGRGRKAQATQIAFVGKGVTFDTGGISIKPSGGMEDMKWDMGGAGTVTGLMKALAGRKAEVNVVGVIGLVENMPDGNAQRPGDVVTSMSGQTIEVINTDAEGRLVLADALTYTQEEFEPKTMINLATLTGAMLVSLGNERAGVFANDEELAEQLKKAGDDTGEKVWPFPMDSAYDDLLKSKIADMKNTGGRFAGSISAAKFLQRFVKDTKWAHIDIAGMAWSNKERPTVPQGGTGYGVRLLDRLVAKYYEA; encoded by the coding sequence ATGAAAATTTCGTTTACCAAACCGGGTTTGCCGGAAACTGGCGTACTTGTTGTGACAGGCTTTGACGGCGGTGAATTTTCCGATAGCGCAAAAGCAATTGATAAGGTGGTTGATGGTACTTTGTCGCGCGCAGCAAAGGTTGCGAAATTTAAAGGCAAAACAGGCGAGATGGTCTCACTGCTGGCTCCTGCGGGAACAAAGCTTGAGCGTGTTTTGCTGGTGGGTGCAGGCAAAGAGAAAAAGCTTGATCTCCTCACAGCTGAAAAACTCGGCGGTACTATTTATATGGCCCTTGCCGGTAAACAGCCCCGCACGGTTACCATTGCCTATGATGCGGTTGAAGAAAGCAACGGTCGGGTTTGGGAAGAAGCCGCCCATGTGGCTTTTGGCGCTTTGTTGCGTAGCTTCCGCTTTGATAAATACCGCACTAAAGAAGAGGCAGATAAGAAACCATCCATTCGTGCACTTAAAATCATGACCCCAAGCGGTGGTCGTGCGCGAAAAGCCTTTGATGTACTTTCCAAAGTGGTTGATGGTGTCTTTTTAACCCGTAATCTGGTTTCTGAACCTGCCAATATCCTTTACCCTGAAAGCTTTGCTGATACGTGCCGTGAACTTTCAGAGCTGGGCGTGGAAGTAAATGTTCTGGGCGAGGCTGAAATGCATAAGCTCAATATGGGCGCTTTGTTAGGTGTGGGCCAAGGTAGTGTGCGCGAATCTAAGCTCGTGACCATGCGTTGGAATGGTGTGCAGGGCCGTGGACGCAAGGCACAGGCCACACAAATCGCCTTTGTCGGTAAAGGGGTGACCTTTGATACGGGCGGGATCAGCATTAAGCCTTCTGGCGGTATGGAAGATATGAAATGGGATATGGGCGGTGCTGGTACGGTAACGGGCCTGATGAAAGCACTGGCGGGGCGCAAGGCTGAGGTCAATGTGGTCGGCGTGATCGGACTTGTTGAAAATATGCCCGATGGCAACGCACAGCGCCCGGGTGATGTGGTAACTTCCATGTCGGGGCAAACCATTGAGGTGATTAACACCGATGCAGAAGGGCGTTTGGTGCTGGCGGATGCCTTGACCTATACCCAAGAAGAGTTTGAGCCTAAAACAATGATCAATCTGGCTACCCTGACAGGTGCGATGTTGGTCTCGCTTGGGAATGAGCGCGCAGGCGTTTTTGCCAATGATGAAGAACTTGCCGAACAGCTTAAAAAGGCGGGCGATGATACGGGGGAGAAAGTCTGGCCTTTTCCTATGGATAGTGCCTATGATGATTTGCTCAAATCTAAAATTGCCGATATGAAAAATACCGGCGGGCGTTTTGCCGGCAGTATTTCAGCAGCAAAATTCCTTCAGCGTTTTGTCAAAGACACCAAATGGGCCCATATTGATATTGCCGGTATGGCATGGTCAAATAAGGAACGCCCAACCGTGCCGCAAGGTGGCACAGGTTATGGCGTGCGTTTGCTGGACCGTTTGGTTGCCAAATATTACGAAGCTTAA
- a CDS encoding DNA polymerase III subunit chi → MTDIAFYHLTKFSLEQALPKLLEKTLQVGKRAVVQVSSKERAEALANDLWTYSAESWLPHGTQKDGHAEKQPIWITPETENPNGAQFLFLSEGTQSSELPSYERCFVVFDGRSDMAVQKAREQWKTYKDGGHELAYWQQTDTGGWEKKA, encoded by the coding sequence GTGACGGATATCGCGTTTTATCACCTGACGAAATTCTCGTTGGAACAGGCATTGCCCAAACTGTTGGAAAAAACCCTGCAGGTGGGAAAACGCGCCGTTGTTCAAGTCAGCAGCAAAGAGCGCGCTGAAGCCTTGGCGAATGACCTGTGGACCTATAGTGCTGAGAGTTGGTTGCCCCATGGCACGCAAAAAGATGGTCATGCCGAAAAACAACCCATTTGGATTACGCCAGAGACTGAAAACCCCAACGGGGCGCAATTCCTGTTTTTAAGTGAGGGGACACAGAGTAGCGAGCTGCCTTCATATGAGCGCTGTTTTGTGGTGTTTGATGGGCGCAGTGATATGGCTGTTCAAAAAGCCCGCGAGCAATGGAAAACTTATAAGGATGGCGGGCATGAGCTGGCTTATTGGCAACAGACCGATACGGGCGGCTGGGAGAAAAAAGCTTAA
- a CDS encoding helical backbone metal receptor: MFIDAIGTQHNPATDARIISLVPSITELLFDMGLGGNLVGRTAFCVHPKEQVKQVKSIGGTKQVNLEKVKKLKATHLIVNIDENPKELVEELSKLIPHIVVTHPNKPADNIDLFSLIGNIFDRKGEAARLISELQAAQTQAQLSAMELDEKKVLYFIWKEPWMTIAPETYISQSLKIANMITYPQESDIRYPEIDLETGILDQVDAVLFSSEPFLFKSEHLKEFAQTYKVPADKLHIIDGEMTSWYGSRAIQGLRYLSDFAKGL; this comes from the coding sequence ATGTTTATTGATGCCATAGGCACTCAACATAATCCAGCAACTGATGCACGTATTATCTCTTTAGTACCCAGCATTACCGAGCTTCTATTTGATATGGGGCTTGGGGGAAACCTTGTGGGACGCACCGCTTTTTGCGTTCACCCCAAAGAGCAAGTCAAACAGGTTAAAAGCATTGGCGGCACCAAGCAGGTTAACCTTGAAAAAGTTAAAAAGCTCAAAGCAACCCATCTGATCGTCAATATCGATGAAAACCCCAAAGAGCTGGTGGAAGAACTCTCAAAGCTCATTCCCCATATTGTGGTCACCCACCCCAATAAACCAGCCGATAACATCGACCTTTTTAGCCTCATTGGAAATATCTTTGATCGCAAAGGTGAAGCTGCGCGTTTAATCAGTGAGTTACAAGCCGCCCAAACCCAAGCGCAACTGAGCGCCATGGAGCTTGATGAGAAAAAAGTGCTCTATTTCATCTGGAAAGAGCCGTGGATGACCATTGCGCCAGAGACCTATATCTCCCAATCTTTAAAGATTGCCAATATGATCACCTATCCTCAAGAAAGTGATATACGCTATCCCGAGATTGATTTGGAAACTGGCATTTTAGATCAGGTTGATGCGGTATTATTTTCAAGTGAGCCGTTTTTATTTAAAAGCGAGCATCTTAAAGAATTTGCGCAAACCTATAAGGTACCCGCTGATAAACTGCATATTATTGATGGGGAAATGACCTCATGGTATGGCAGCCGCGCCATACAGGGTTTGCGTTACTTAAGCGACTTTGCCAAAGGGCTATAA
- a CDS encoding STAS domain-containing protein → MEYSLLDEGNVKRVAFYGNIKSSSRPKMLEIADAMPQSEKKEWILDVDEFEYIDSSGLGMMLELQEAAQQCGIRLSIRGANNLVKRMFKLSRFDTLFNIID, encoded by the coding sequence ATGGAATATTCTCTTTTAGACGAAGGTAACGTAAAACGTGTGGCTTTCTACGGGAATATTAAATCATCTTCTCGTCCTAAAATGCTTGAGATTGCTGATGCAATGCCACAGTCCGAAAAAAAGGAATGGATTTTAGACGTTGATGAATTTGAATATATCGACTCTTCTGGCCTTGGCATGATGTTAGAGCTTCAAGAAGCTGCACAACAATGTGGGATCAGGCTTTCCATTCGTGGTGCCAACAACCTTGTGAAACGCATGTTTAAACTGTCACGTTTTGACACATTGTTTAACATCATTGATTAA
- a CDS encoding DUF3047 domain-containing protein, with product MRLLTCILFLLIISPAWGQEKPEDPILAERGWHVLSFDYKKPNVFRAHEDGSIEISTNDSVSVLYKSLDVDLAKTPVLSWQWKVDQTVPVTDLSVKGKDDRAVALYISFPFDYERAGFWERFIRAIVVAFKGEDTPGRVLTYVWGGAYEAGTVIESPYLKSAGGMTILRKATEPTGIWYRDQINIAKDYERIFDQPANQPYQIAISADTDDTKVTSRAFVKDIRFE from the coding sequence ATGCGCCTGTTAACATGCATTCTATTTTTGCTGATTATTTCCCCCGCTTGGGGCCAAGAAAAGCCAGAAGACCCAATATTGGCAGAGCGTGGCTGGCATGTGCTGAGCTTTGATTATAAAAAACCCAATGTCTTTCGCGCCCATGAAGATGGTTCTATTGAAATCTCAACAAACGATAGCGTTTCGGTTCTATATAAAAGTCTCGATGTAGACTTAGCCAAGACGCCCGTTCTTTCATGGCAGTGGAAAGTGGACCAAACGGTGCCTGTAACCGATTTAAGCGTGAAGGGCAAAGATGACCGCGCCGTTGCCCTTTATATCAGCTTTCCTTTTGATTATGAACGCGCAGGCTTTTGGGAGCGTTTCATCCGCGCCATTGTGGTTGCCTTTAAAGGTGAAGATACGCCGGGCCGTGTGCTCACTTACGTCTGGGGTGGGGCGTATGAGGCGGGCACTGTTATTGAAAGCCCTTACCTAAAAAGCGCAGGTGGCATGACGATCTTGCGAAAAGCAACCGAGCCCACGGGCATTTGGTATCGCGATCAAATTAATATCGCGAAGGACTATGAACGCATTTTCGACCAGCCAGCCAACCAGCCCTATCAAATCGCCATTTCAGCCGATACGGACGATACAAAAGTCACCAGCCGCGCTTTTGTAAAAGACATTCGCTTTGAATAA
- a CDS encoding O-linked N-acetylglucosamine transferase, SPINDLY family protein: MYIEHENPPKEQLKALMELYSKGELLKALEKVEFFLKEYDQSIFLWNVSGAVHLGLGNFQGAELSFKRTVELKPDFAEGFCNYGLALHKQDKINEAVNAYQKKLELKPDLAEVHNNLGHLYRTHKKHHEAVESYGKALKYDPEIPEALFFKHHEQAHICDWSFYDEFDAIKDDLGKDGAAVEPFSLISKADDPLLQKRCAQNCAAIKHKRSENKHFEKPATFPEKIRIGYFSSDLNNHPIMYLFAGVLEQHDKEKFEIIAFYYGSEKSDPLKEQAQNSVDEFINIRTLSDKDALALIKEKKLDIAVDMNGYTGISKTGLFAYRLAPVQINYLGYPSTMGAPFMDYIVANKTLIPDENRQFYSEEIIYMPHSYQPNDDTRVISDKAQSRADYNLPEDGFVFCCFNNNYKFTPREFDIWMRLLKRVEGSVLWLLQTNQWTQSNLCKEAERRGVDPSRIIFADKVDPAEHLARQRLGDLFLDTFNYNAHTTASDALWVGLPILTKVGSQFAARVAASLLNAIDLPELITQTEQEYEELAYELATNKMHLQTIREKLKSNRSNKPLFDTKLYTQHIEAAYRTAYQKYYDGCEAVTFEVGPEPRNM; this comes from the coding sequence ATGTATATTGAACACGAAAACCCGCCTAAAGAACAACTCAAAGCCTTAATGGAATTATATTCAAAAGGTGAGCTTTTGAAGGCTTTGGAAAAGGTTGAATTCTTTTTGAAGGAATATGACCAGTCTATTTTCTTATGGAATGTATCGGGCGCTGTTCATTTAGGGCTTGGCAATTTTCAGGGTGCTGAGCTTTCTTTTAAAAGAACTGTCGAATTGAAACCTGATTTTGCTGAGGGCTTTTGCAATTATGGTCTTGCACTCCATAAGCAAGATAAAATCAATGAGGCGGTCAATGCATATCAAAAAAAACTGGAATTAAAACCGGATTTGGCAGAGGTACATAATAACCTTGGTCATTTATATCGGACTCATAAAAAGCATCATGAGGCAGTGGAGAGTTATGGAAAAGCATTAAAGTATGACCCCGAAATACCGGAAGCTTTATTTTTTAAACATCATGAGCAGGCCCATATTTGTGATTGGAGTTTTTATGATGAATTTGATGCGATTAAGGACGATTTAGGAAAAGACGGCGCTGCGGTTGAACCCTTTAGCCTGATTAGTAAAGCAGATGATCCGCTTCTTCAAAAACGTTGTGCACAAAATTGTGCAGCGATAAAGCATAAAAGAAGCGAGAATAAACATTTCGAAAAGCCAGCCACGTTTCCTGAGAAAATCCGCATTGGTTATTTCTCCTCTGATTTAAATAATCATCCGATTATGTATTTATTTGCTGGGGTTTTAGAGCAGCATGATAAAGAAAAGTTTGAGATTATTGCCTTTTACTACGGCTCTGAAAAATCGGACCCTTTGAAAGAACAGGCGCAAAATAGTGTAGATGAGTTTATTAACATTAGGACGCTTTCTGATAAGGATGCATTGGCGCTAATAAAAGAAAAGAAACTCGATATTGCTGTTGATATGAACGGTTATACGGGGATTAGTAAGACAGGATTGTTCGCTTATCGTTTAGCGCCTGTACAAATAAATTACCTAGGTTACCCAAGCACAATGGGTGCACCATTTATGGATTATATTGTTGCGAATAAAACGCTGATCCCTGATGAGAATAGACAATTTTATTCTGAAGAAATTATCTATATGCCTCATTCTTATCAGCCTAATGACGATACAAGAGTGATTTCTGATAAGGCACAATCGCGCGCGGATTATAATTTGCCTGAAGACGGCTTTGTCTTTTGTTGCTTTAACAATAATTATAAATTCACACCGCGAGAATTTGATATCTGGATGCGTTTATTAAAGCGCGTTGAGGGGAGTGTGCTTTGGTTGTTGCAAACAAACCAATGGACACAAAGCAACCTCTGTAAAGAAGCTGAGCGACGCGGTGTTGACCCAAGCAGGATCATTTTTGCCGATAAGGTCGATCCTGCAGAACACCTGGCGCGCCAGCGCTTAGGTGATCTGTTCTTAGATACATTTAATTATAATGCCCATACAACCGCGAGTGATGCTTTGTGGGTTGGATTGCCTATTTTGACAAAAGTCGGTTCTCAGTTTGCAGCCCGTGTTGCAGCCAGCTTGTTAAATGCAATTGATTTACCTGAGTTGATCACTCAAACCGAGCAAGAGTATGAAGAGCTGGCTTATGAGCTCGCAACGAATAAAATGCACCTACAGACGATTAGAGAAAAGCTGAAGTCAAATAGGTCTAATAAACCTTTGTTCGATACAAAGCTTTATACACAGCATATAGAGGCCGCTTATAGAACCGCGTATCAAAAGTATTACGATGGCTGCGAGGCTGTCACCTTTGAGGTTGGTCCTGAGCCTAGGAATATGTGA